In the genome of Vicia villosa cultivar HV-30 ecotype Madison, WI linkage group LG7, Vvil1.0, whole genome shotgun sequence, one region contains:
- the LOC131619455 gene encoding uncharacterized mitochondrial protein AtMg00820-like, with the protein MSMPHCHYSLSIASTTGPKSYNEACKYDCWNKAMQLELSALEKTGTWLIVDLPPNIKPNGGRWVYKIKHHPDGTIERFKARLVAKRYNQIEGLDYFETYSPVAKMTIIRTVIALATINNWHLH; encoded by the coding sequence ATGTCCATGCCTCATTGTCATTATTCTCTGTCTATCGCATCTACTACTGGACCTAAATCTTACAATGAGGCCTGCAAGTATGATTGTTGGAACAAGGCTATGCAATTGGAATTGTCTGCCCTTGAGAAAACAGGTACTTGGCTTATTGTGGACCTGCCTCCAAACATCAAACCAAATGGCGGTAGATGGGTCTATAAGATCAAACACCATCCTGATGGAACTATTGAGAGGTTCAAAGCAAGATTAGTTGCTAAGAGATACAATCAAATTGAAGGTCTAGACTACTTTGAAACATATTCACCTGTTGCCAAAATGACCATAATCAGAACTGTCATTGCTCTTGCAACCATCAACAATTGGCACCTTCACTAA